In Idiomarina sp. PL1-037, a single genomic region encodes these proteins:
- the rhlB gene encoding ATP-dependent RNA helicase RhlB encodes MTKKHLTETRFADLALHPKIQQAISSAGFEYCTPIQALSLPVALSNRDVAGQAQTGTGKTLAFLLATFNRLMQNESSEKTESGPRALIMAPTRELAIQIAHDANALIEHCGLKMGVIYGGEGYEGQKEQLAAQPDILVGTTGRLIDFYKQGLFSLKDIEVVVLDEADRMFDLGFIDDIRYLLQKMPDPSKRLNLLFSATLSYRVQELAYEHMNAPTKLEVEPLQKTATRVTEELFYPSKPEKFPLLLTLIEEDWPDKAIVFANTKHGCEKVHGWLVANEHRAGLLTGDVPQKKRLRILEDFAEGKLDFLVATDVAARGLHIPEVTHVYNFDLPDDCEDYVHRIGRTGRAGASGAAISLACEEYVYNLPAIEDYIGHTIPVTKYDGDALLSDLRRPRPIQRRRRHNSGGGGKGKPRGRRSGPPRNAS; translated from the coding sequence ATGACTAAAAAACATCTTACAGAAACTCGCTTTGCTGATTTGGCGCTTCACCCCAAAATCCAGCAAGCAATATCCAGTGCCGGATTTGAGTATTGTACTCCAATTCAGGCGTTAAGTCTGCCCGTTGCTCTGTCTAACCGCGATGTTGCTGGTCAGGCTCAGACAGGTACAGGCAAAACCTTGGCATTTCTGCTGGCTACTTTCAACCGCTTAATGCAGAACGAATCGTCCGAAAAAACCGAATCGGGCCCACGCGCACTGATTATGGCACCGACTCGGGAACTCGCTATTCAAATAGCGCACGATGCTAATGCCCTTATTGAGCATTGCGGCTTGAAAATGGGCGTGATTTACGGCGGCGAAGGCTACGAAGGTCAAAAAGAACAACTAGCGGCACAACCAGACATACTGGTCGGTACCACTGGTCGCCTTATCGACTTTTATAAGCAGGGTCTATTCAGTCTTAAAGACATTGAAGTTGTGGTGCTGGACGAAGCCGACCGCATGTTCGATCTTGGCTTTATTGATGACATTCGCTATTTATTGCAAAAAATGCCGGATCCATCCAAGCGGCTGAATCTGCTGTTCTCTGCAACATTGTCTTATCGTGTGCAGGAACTGGCTTACGAGCATATGAATGCACCGACTAAACTCGAAGTGGAGCCGTTACAAAAAACGGCGACAAGGGTAACTGAAGAACTGTTTTATCCTTCTAAGCCAGAAAAGTTTCCGCTATTACTTACGCTGATTGAGGAAGACTGGCCGGATAAAGCCATTGTTTTCGCCAACACCAAGCACGGTTGCGAAAAGGTACACGGCTGGTTAGTCGCAAACGAACACCGCGCAGGTCTGTTAACTGGCGATGTTCCGCAGAAAAAGCGCTTACGCATTCTGGAAGACTTCGCCGAAGGAAAGCTCGACTTTCTAGTCGCTACCGATGTCGCCGCACGTGGCCTGCATATTCCTGAAGTGACTCATGTGTATAACTTCGACTTACCGGATGACTGCGAAGATTATGTTCACCGTATAGGCCGCACAGGTCGTGCAGGAGCGAGTGGCGCCGCAATAAGCCTGGCGTGTGAAGAGTACGTATACAATTTACCGGCTATTGAAGACTACATTGGTCACACCATTCCGGTCACCAAATACGATGGCGATGCTCTGCTGTCTGATTTGCGACGTCCACGTCCAATTCAGCGCCGTCGTCGCCATAACTCAGGCGGAGGAGGCAAGGGCAAACCTCGCGGCCGTCGCTCAGGGCCTCCGCGCAACGCGTCGTAA
- a CDS encoding Ppx/GppA family phosphatase: MPAKKRKLAAIDMGSNSFHLLMAEVSMTGFFPKPRILSQRKQKVRLADGLGDNDSIDDAAISRAIDCLTLFAKELKRFQPFAVKAVATAALRKASNQKELLARFESTLGFPIEVITGEREAEFIYAGVCSASQCRDNVLVIDIGGASTEVVAGNGTQANVLNSLDMGCVVFQNRFFKDGQITPDNVELAIQAATKLITPYAADYKQHGWLRVLGASGTFRALTEIAAAEKQPGLSQSWLSELIQRCIRQGQIERLNFAGLRDDRRAVLMGGITILLAVLKVLSVSDFEVTSGALREGLLAQLANEITA, translated from the coding sequence ATGCCAGCCAAAAAGCGCAAACTTGCTGCCATCGACATGGGATCCAACAGTTTCCACCTGTTGATGGCAGAAGTTTCAATGACGGGCTTCTTTCCTAAGCCCCGGATTCTCTCCCAGCGTAAACAGAAAGTTCGTCTAGCCGACGGCTTGGGCGACAATGACAGCATAGACGACGCTGCCATTTCCCGTGCCATAGATTGTCTTACTCTGTTTGCCAAAGAGCTGAAACGCTTCCAGCCCTTTGCAGTAAAAGCGGTAGCAACTGCAGCGCTGCGCAAAGCCAGTAATCAGAAAGAACTTCTTGCGCGCTTTGAGTCGACATTAGGCTTCCCTATTGAAGTTATTACCGGCGAGCGTGAAGCTGAATTCATTTATGCGGGAGTTTGTAGTGCGTCGCAATGCCGGGATAACGTTCTGGTTATTGATATTGGCGGTGCAAGTACAGAGGTTGTCGCCGGTAATGGAACCCAGGCTAATGTGCTTAACAGTCTGGATATGGGCTGTGTAGTGTTTCAAAACCGTTTCTTTAAAGATGGACAAATTACCCCGGATAACGTAGAGCTAGCTATTCAGGCCGCTACGAAGCTTATTACGCCCTACGCCGCTGATTATAAGCAACATGGTTGGCTGCGGGTTCTTGGCGCATCAGGTACTTTTCGTGCACTTACCGAAATAGCGGCGGCGGAAAAACAGCCAGGGCTTAGTCAAAGCTGGTTAAGTGAACTGATTCAGCGTTGTATCCGGCAGGGGCAAATTGAGCGTCTGAATTTTGCCGGATTACGTGATGACCGCCGCGCTGTTCTAATGGGCGGAATCACCATACTTTTGGCTGTGCTGAAGGTACTTAGTGTGAGCGATTTTGAAGTGACTTCCGGCGCGTTACGCGAGGGTTTACTCGCGCAACTTGCCAATGAAATTACGGCTTAG
- the ubiE gene encoding bifunctional demethylmenaquinone methyltransferase/2-methoxy-6-polyprenyl-1,4-benzoquinol methylase UbiE, with protein MNDKNEESIDFGYQKVARNQKKNLVADVFQSVAAKYDVMNDLMSLGIHRLWKRYTIDCSGARRGMKVLDIAGGTGDLTAQFSRRVGAEGEVVLADINDAMLKVGRDKLRDIGVIGNVRYVQADAEELPFDDNTFDVITIAFGLRNVTDKDKALRSMLRVLKPGGRLLILEFSKPVSATLNQVYDFYSFNILPKMGQVVANDSDSYQYLAESIRMHPDQETLKSMMEAAGYEKVDYQNMTGGVVALHRGYKF; from the coding sequence ATGAACGATAAAAACGAAGAATCCATTGATTTTGGGTACCAAAAAGTCGCCCGTAATCAGAAAAAAAACTTGGTTGCTGATGTCTTTCAATCGGTAGCGGCAAAATACGATGTTATGAACGACTTAATGTCGTTGGGTATTCATCGTTTATGGAAGCGTTATACCATTGATTGCAGTGGTGCTCGCCGTGGTATGAAAGTATTGGATATTGCCGGCGGAACCGGCGATTTAACGGCACAGTTCTCACGCCGTGTCGGTGCTGAGGGCGAGGTTGTGCTGGCCGATATTAACGACGCCATGCTGAAAGTGGGTCGTGACAAGCTGCGTGACATTGGTGTTATCGGTAATGTTCGTTATGTGCAGGCTGATGCCGAAGAGTTGCCTTTTGATGACAATACGTTCGACGTTATTACCATTGCTTTTGGTTTGCGCAATGTGACCGACAAAGACAAAGCTTTACGCTCTATGCTGCGGGTACTGAAACCTGGCGGTCGGCTACTGATACTTGAGTTTTCTAAGCCGGTATCGGCTACCTTGAATCAGGTGTATGACTTTTATTCGTTCAATATTTTGCCAAAAATGGGCCAGGTTGTTGCTAACGACTCTGACAGCTACCAGTATTTGGCGGAGTCTATTCGTATGCACCCGGACCAGGAAACACTGAAGTCAATGATGGAAGCTGCTGGCTACGAAAAAGTCGACTACCAGAACATGACTGGTGGCGTGGTCGCACTACACCGAGGGTATAAGTTCTGA
- the tatB gene encoding Sec-independent protein translocase protein TatB: MFDIGFWELLLIAIVGLLVLGPERLPSAIRGFQRTLSSIKQYSQKVQNELDHELRIKELHEHLKQAESQDLENLSPELQRSLVELRSAAEEVQRPYSKPDSKPKEKTGTDVGKGNE; encoded by the coding sequence ATGTTCGATATTGGTTTCTGGGAGTTATTACTTATTGCGATAGTCGGTCTGCTGGTGCTTGGTCCCGAGCGCCTGCCTTCGGCTATTCGCGGCTTTCAGAGAACCCTGTCGAGTATTAAACAGTATTCTCAAAAAGTACAAAACGAGCTTGACCACGAATTGCGGATTAAAGAGCTGCACGAACATTTGAAACAAGCCGAGAGTCAGGACCTTGAAAATTTAAGTCCGGAACTGCAACGCTCGCTAGTCGAATTAAGAAGTGCGGCAGAAGAGGTTCAGCGACCCTATTCTAAGCCAGATTCGAAACCCAAAGAAAAAACCGGAACCGATGTGGGTAAAGGTAATGAGTGA
- the ubiB gene encoding ubiquinone biosynthesis regulatory protein kinase UbiB: MRTRRFYKITKTLLSYGLDDLIPARWLPWTIRLGRHAFFWLPNKHKDKPAGVRLRLALEELGPVWVKFGQMLSTRRDLLPPDIAIELARLQDKVPPFDGHAAQRIIEKSLGLQSINDCFTDFDTTPLASASIAQVHTGKLKTIDGELTDIVIKVIRPDIRETINADLELMETLASVAAHHLPDGRRLKPKEVVKEYRKTLLDELDLMREAGNAIQLKRNFENSDLLYIPVVYSDYSRHNVMVMERIDGIPVSDIATLKARGVDMKKLAERGVEVFFTQVFRDSFFHADMHPGNIFVAKDDPLNPRYIGIDFGIVGTLNRDDKRYLAENFLAFFNRDYRKVAELHVDSGWVPKHTNIEEFESAIRTVCEPIFEKPLADISFGHVLVNLFNTARRFEMEVQPQLVLLQKTLLYIEGLGRQLYPELDLWKTAKPFLERWMKEQLGWRAIVRSVKENAPYWAEKLPEMPMMLYENLRQQHNIDERERELRKQQLLTQRQASTSLFWTVLTGSGLICTTLLWNQTELSDVTIGAGIVTVLLGLMAWRTRPKTKNSEFV; this comes from the coding sequence ATGCGGACGCGTCGCTTTTACAAAATTACCAAAACACTACTGAGTTACGGGCTAGATGATCTCATCCCTGCGCGTTGGTTGCCCTGGACGATTCGTTTAGGCCGCCATGCTTTTTTCTGGTTACCCAATAAGCATAAAGACAAACCTGCCGGTGTGCGTTTAAGACTGGCACTGGAAGAGCTTGGCCCGGTCTGGGTCAAGTTCGGCCAAATGCTCTCAACCCGCCGCGACTTATTACCGCCCGATATTGCAATTGAGCTGGCACGCCTGCAGGACAAAGTGCCTCCTTTCGACGGTCATGCCGCACAGCGTATTATCGAAAAGTCCCTAGGTTTGCAGAGCATTAACGACTGTTTCACAGATTTTGACACAACGCCTTTAGCCTCGGCGTCAATTGCTCAGGTGCACACTGGGAAACTGAAAACCATAGACGGTGAGCTAACGGATATTGTCATAAAAGTTATTCGTCCGGATATTCGTGAAACGATTAACGCCGACCTGGAGTTGATGGAAACCCTGGCGTCGGTAGCTGCGCACCATTTGCCGGACGGGCGGCGCTTAAAGCCGAAAGAAGTAGTGAAAGAGTACCGCAAAACCTTGCTGGATGAGCTGGACTTAATGCGCGAAGCCGGGAACGCGATACAGCTCAAACGCAACTTTGAAAACTCAGACTTGCTTTATATTCCGGTGGTTTACAGTGACTACAGTCGCCACAACGTGATGGTCATGGAGCGTATTGACGGCATTCCGGTGAGCGATATTGCTACACTGAAAGCCCGCGGCGTAGATATGAAAAAACTGGCAGAGCGGGGTGTTGAAGTCTTTTTCACTCAAGTGTTCCGCGACAGCTTTTTTCATGCCGACATGCACCCTGGCAACATTTTTGTGGCGAAAGATGATCCATTGAACCCGCGCTACATCGGTATTGATTTTGGTATTGTCGGAACTTTAAACCGCGACGACAAACGTTATTTAGCTGAAAACTTTTTGGCATTTTTTAACCGCGATTACCGAAAAGTGGCAGAACTACACGTTGATTCAGGCTGGGTACCCAAACACACCAATATTGAAGAGTTTGAGTCGGCCATAAGAACGGTTTGTGAACCTATTTTTGAGAAACCGTTAGCGGATATCTCGTTCGGACATGTGTTGGTTAACTTATTCAATACAGCTCGACGCTTCGAGATGGAAGTACAGCCGCAGTTGGTTTTGCTACAGAAAACCCTTTTGTACATTGAAGGTTTGGGGCGTCAGTTGTACCCGGAACTGGACTTATGGAAAACTGCCAAACCTTTCCTTGAGCGCTGGATGAAGGAGCAGTTAGGTTGGCGTGCAATTGTGCGGTCGGTAAAAGAGAACGCGCCGTACTGGGCGGAAAAATTGCCGGAAATGCCAATGATGCTGTATGAAAACCTTCGCCAACAACATAATATTGATGAGCGCGAGCGAGAGTTACGTAAGCAGCAATTGCTAACTCAAAGACAAGCATCGACGTCGCTTTTCTGGACAGTGTTAACGGGCAGCGGCTTAATTTGTACGACATTGCTCTGGAATCAGACTGAGCTTTCAGACGTGACTATTGGAGCGGGTATTGTCACGGTTCTTTTGGGCCTTATGGCCTGGCGGACTCGTCCGAAAACAAAGAATAGTGAATTTGTTTAA
- the tatC gene encoding twin-arginine translocase subunit TatC — protein MSDSPLLNHLLELRNRLLRSVLVILVVFAALAYFANDIYHFVAQPLLMNMPVGSQMIATDVAAPFFTPFKLTLVVALALSVPYLLWQIWGFIAPGLYGREKRLVIPLLATSTLLFYAGIAFAYFVVLPLAMAFFSSAAPEGVTVATDISRYLDFILAIFVAFGIAFETPVAIMLLIWTGTCTRESLAKKRPYIIVGAFAIGMLLTPPDVISQTLLAIPMWLLFELGLQVSRWYTPTQQEDDDVV, from the coding sequence ATGAGTGACTCCCCTTTATTAAATCACTTGCTGGAGCTCAGAAACCGGCTATTACGCTCGGTGTTGGTTATTCTGGTTGTGTTCGCAGCGCTCGCTTACTTTGCCAATGACATTTACCATTTTGTCGCCCAGCCGCTACTGATGAACATGCCGGTGGGCTCGCAAATGATCGCCACAGACGTTGCCGCACCTTTTTTCACCCCTTTTAAGTTAACGCTGGTTGTGGCGCTGGCGCTTAGCGTTCCCTATTTACTGTGGCAAATATGGGGTTTTATCGCACCGGGCTTGTATGGTCGCGAGAAGCGCCTGGTCATTCCGCTGCTGGCTACCAGCACGTTGTTGTTTTATGCCGGTATTGCCTTTGCCTATTTTGTGGTTCTGCCTCTTGCCATGGCATTTTTCAGTAGTGCTGCGCCGGAGGGGGTCACTGTTGCTACCGACATTTCCCGCTATCTGGACTTTATTCTGGCGATTTTCGTTGCCTTTGGTATTGCCTTTGAAACGCCGGTTGCCATTATGCTGCTGATCTGGACCGGCACCTGCACCCGCGAATCATTGGCAAAAAAACGGCCTTATATTATTGTTGGTGCGTTCGCTATTGGTATGTTGCTAACCCCTCCCGATGTTATTTCCCAAACGTTACTGGCAATACCTATGTGGTTGTTGTTTGAGTTAGGTTTACAAGTTAGCCGTTGGTATACACCCACCCAACAGGAAGACGACGATGTGGTTTGA
- the tatA gene encoding twin-arginine translocase TatA/TatE family subunit, which produces MGVSPWQLLILLVIVVLLFGTKRLRGLGSDLGNAVKGFKKSMGDEDDSKEKDDSLQHKEEHDNKSNSDKSGKS; this is translated from the coding sequence ATGGGTGTATCACCTTGGCAGTTACTCATCTTGTTGGTCATTGTTGTATTGCTGTTTGGCACCAAGCGTCTGCGTGGCCTGGGTTCAGACTTAGGTAATGCGGTAAAAGGCTTTAAGAAGTCTATGGGCGACGAAGATGACAGCAAAGAGAAAGACGACTCTTTGCAGCACAAAGAAGAACATGACAATAAATCGAATTCGGACAAATCCGGGAAATCTTAA
- a CDS encoding sensor domain-containing diguanylate cyclase, translating to MTKASGVSALQWLFLALVALLFSASAAVAQILPESQSELAIEYTNSQQNLDLETAKNLPSTDWRKLDTDRASFGYTSDEYWFRFKLDAKPYDRILHIAYPLLDELTVYIMSPEGLRTYRMGDTLPFNERPIPTSEFAVPLPTDIGGEIYIKTNTQSSMRLPIAVRTEADFFETQMNRRIAEGIYFGVLLCMAVYNLFGFIASREPEFGVYSLYTLFFAGLMLSLEGLGFHYLWPNSLYLQDKGIPIFGSLTFLTAAFFAYQLLELKRYRYTWGRGLMVMAFLSAVSLLIAIFASYRVSIHILLSLAIPGCLFLLLVGVYLWRKGFLYARIFTLAWCSLLISVVANSLGYLGIIDSMFIQRHAIMIGSGIEILLLSWVLAVRYSEQRKERLQAEQRHNRELEESVDERTFELQIALRELQEVNTELEQKSIEDPLTGLHNRRYFQQHLERELRRTLRRELPLALLMIDVDHFKPVNDTYGHLAGDQILQQLAKLMQQHAKRAADIVCRYGGEEFAIILPETDIQEAETFASQLLEKVRNTEFKTDAGLLKITLSIGVISTSVRIFDNVDEIFKAADDALYAAKHKGRDRLAVQ from the coding sequence GTGACTAAAGCTTCCGGAGTAAGTGCATTGCAGTGGCTATTTTTGGCTCTCGTGGCTCTGCTTTTTTCTGCATCCGCTGCTGTGGCGCAAATACTTCCCGAAAGCCAGTCAGAGCTGGCAATTGAATACACTAACAGCCAGCAAAATCTGGACTTAGAAACCGCAAAAAACTTACCTTCAACTGATTGGCGCAAACTCGATACAGACCGGGCATCCTTTGGTTACACCAGTGATGAATATTGGTTTCGTTTTAAACTCGATGCTAAACCTTATGACCGTATTTTGCATATTGCCTACCCTTTGCTCGATGAACTGACCGTTTATATCATGAGCCCGGAGGGGCTAAGAACTTATCGGATGGGTGACACTTTGCCGTTCAATGAGCGTCCAATACCAACGTCAGAATTTGCGGTTCCTTTACCCACCGACATCGGCGGTGAAATTTATATTAAAACTAATACGCAAAGCTCAATGCGCCTGCCTATCGCTGTACGTACCGAAGCTGATTTTTTTGAGACGCAAATGAACCGTCGTATTGCTGAAGGAATTTACTTTGGTGTACTGCTTTGTATGGCGGTTTATAACCTTTTCGGTTTTATTGCGTCGCGCGAGCCTGAATTTGGTGTGTATTCGCTTTACACGCTATTTTTTGCCGGCTTGATGTTGTCATTAGAGGGGCTTGGCTTTCATTACTTATGGCCTAACTCCCTGTATTTACAGGATAAAGGAATTCCAATATTTGGCAGTCTCACCTTTCTAACCGCTGCCTTTTTTGCTTATCAGCTCCTCGAACTAAAACGTTACCGATACACCTGGGGTCGCGGGCTAATGGTGATGGCCTTCCTCTCAGCCGTCAGCCTATTAATTGCTATTTTCGCCAGTTATCGGGTCAGTATTCACATCCTGCTGAGCCTGGCTATTCCTGGTTGTCTATTTTTGCTGCTGGTTGGCGTGTATCTTTGGCGTAAGGGCTTTTTATATGCGCGTATCTTCACACTTGCCTGGTGCAGTTTGCTAATTTCTGTGGTCGCTAACTCGTTGGGTTATCTTGGAATTATCGACAGCATGTTTATTCAGCGTCATGCCATTATGATAGGGTCAGGCATTGAAATTTTGCTGCTCTCCTGGGTTCTGGCCGTACGCTACAGCGAACAACGTAAAGAGCGCCTACAGGCTGAGCAACGTCATAACCGCGAGCTGGAAGAGAGTGTCGATGAACGCACTTTTGAGCTACAAATTGCCTTACGCGAACTTCAGGAGGTTAATACTGAACTGGAGCAGAAGAGCATCGAAGATCCTTTGACTGGCTTGCATAACCGCCGTTATTTTCAGCAGCACCTGGAACGTGAGCTGCGGCGCACACTGCGGCGCGAGTTACCGCTTGCGTTATTAATGATTGACGTCGACCACTTTAAACCCGTGAACGATACCTATGGTCACCTTGCCGGAGACCAGATTTTGCAACAGCTGGCAAAATTAATGCAGCAACACGCTAAGCGAGCCGCGGATATTGTCTGTCGTTATGGTGGTGAAGAGTTTGCCATTATCTTGCCGGAAACCGACATTCAGGAGGCGGAAACTTTTGCCAGTCAGTTGCTGGAAAAGGTTCGTAATACCGAGTTTAAAACCGATGCCGGCTTGCTTAAGATTACGCTGAGTATTGGTGTGATCTCCACTAGCGTGCGTATTTTTGATAATGTGGATGAAATTTTTAAAGCCGCAGACGATGCGCTATATGCCGCCAAACATAAAGGCCGCGACAGATTAGCGGTGCAGTAA
- a CDS encoding ubiquinone biosynthesis accessory factor UbiJ — MTLLPLIPILLVEKLANNVLHRDPESAERLQRLDGKRLRFHLKELPFEVTVSVDAHGVQLSTSDDSDVDCRIATEMGVIPELQDTANLTRLIKADLLDIDGDPMLAQQVVSLFKSLNVDWEAELAKSVGDAPAYWLGKLWRRSREQVKTHWQQQQRWVHGVLTEEKKLLPVRAEFDQFKTDLQQLRAQIERLERQCRDKKG; from the coding sequence ATGACGTTATTACCGCTTATTCCAATTTTGTTGGTCGAGAAGTTAGCAAACAATGTGCTGCACCGGGACCCGGAATCGGCGGAACGTTTGCAGCGGTTAGACGGCAAGCGCCTGCGCTTTCATCTGAAGGAGCTGCCCTTTGAAGTCACTGTGAGTGTCGATGCCCACGGTGTTCAGCTCAGTACCTCCGATGACAGCGACGTAGACTGCCGTATTGCAACAGAAATGGGTGTCATACCGGAGCTGCAGGATACCGCGAACCTCACGCGCCTGATAAAAGCAGACTTACTGGATATTGATGGTGACCCCATGCTGGCGCAACAAGTGGTCAGTTTGTTTAAGTCGTTAAATGTTGACTGGGAAGCCGAGCTCGCGAAATCCGTTGGTGATGCGCCTGCCTACTGGCTGGGTAAGCTGTGGCGACGCAGCCGCGAGCAGGTGAAAACACACTGGCAACAGCAGCAGCGCTGGGTGCATGGTGTGTTGACCGAAGAGAAGAAATTATTACCGGTAAGAGCTGAATTTGACCAGTTTAAAACCGATTTACAACAGCTGCGGGCTCAAATCGAGCGCCTTGAACGCCAGTGTCGTGATAAGAAGGGTTAA
- the hemB gene encoding porphobilinogen synthase, whose protein sequence is MTNQGAFPGRRLRRLRRHDFSRRLVAENQLSVDDLIYPMFVLEGENQREQVSSMPGVDRVSIDLLLQECAQLVEFGIPMVALFPVTPASAKSEMAEAAYDDNGLAQRAVKAIKAKFPELGVMTDVALDPFTTHGQDGILDGSGYVINDVTTEVLVKQAVSHARAGVDVVAPSDMMDGRIGAIRSALEAEGFINTQIMAYSAKYASAFYGPFRDAVGSAGNLKGADKKTYQMDPANSDEALQEIGLDIQEGADMVMVKPGMPYLDIVRRAKDTFGVPTFAYQVSGEYAMLQAAIKNGWLGQDVIEESLLGFKRAGADGILTYFAKSVAERLTTNKR, encoded by the coding sequence ATGACAAATCAAGGTGCTTTTCCGGGCAGACGCCTAAGACGTTTACGCCGCCACGATTTTAGCCGGCGGCTGGTGGCAGAAAACCAGTTGAGCGTGGACGATTTAATTTACCCTATGTTTGTTCTCGAAGGTGAGAACCAGCGTGAGCAGGTCAGTTCAATGCCTGGCGTTGACCGTGTGAGTATCGATCTGTTGTTGCAAGAATGCGCTCAGTTGGTTGAATTCGGTATTCCTATGGTTGCCTTATTCCCGGTAACGCCTGCTTCGGCTAAGTCGGAGATGGCTGAAGCGGCTTATGATGATAACGGTCTGGCTCAGCGTGCGGTCAAAGCCATAAAAGCCAAGTTTCCGGAGCTAGGCGTAATGACCGATGTGGCTTTGGATCCTTTTACAACTCACGGGCAAGACGGCATTCTTGATGGCAGCGGTTACGTGATCAATGACGTTACCACTGAGGTTTTGGTAAAGCAGGCTGTGTCTCACGCGCGAGCCGGAGTAGATGTTGTAGCTCCGTCGGACATGATGGACGGGCGCATTGGCGCTATTCGTTCAGCACTGGAAGCTGAAGGCTTTATCAACACTCAAATTATGGCGTATTCGGCTAAATATGCCAGCGCGTTTTACGGCCCATTCCGCGACGCGGTCGGCTCTGCCGGAAACCTGAAAGGGGCTGACAAAAAGACCTATCAGATGGACCCGGCTAATTCAGACGAAGCCCTGCAGGAAATTGGACTGGATATACAGGAAGGCGCTGACATGGTGATGGTGAAGCCGGGCATGCCTTATTTGGACATTGTACGCCGTGCAAAAGACACTTTTGGCGTGCCGACTTTTGCGTACCAGGTCAGTGGTGAATACGCCATGCTCCAGGCTGCCATTAAAAATGGCTGGCTGGGTCAGGACGTTATTGAAGAAAGTTTGCTGGGTTTCAAACGAGCCGGTGCTGACGGTATTTTAACGTATTTTGCAAAATCGGTAGCTGAACGTCTTACAACGAATAAACGCTAA
- a CDS encoding TatD family hydrolase, giving the protein MWFDAGVNLTNKRLLSDLDGVMARAEQANVQKQLIISTSIEEAEQAVKLCQQFPDKLLMTVGIHPHDAGEVSANYKKQLRELAGQPCVVAIGECGLDFNRNFSPRDAQEKVFVAQIELANELNLPLYLHERDAIDRQIELLNQYCDDSTPCLTHCFTGGAEALNRYAERGHWFGITGWVCDERRNQELVSALPYLPLNRLVLETDAPFLLPRGLKPRPKMNEPALLPVVGEALANYLEVSVQHLAELTYANTERFFGLGENSD; this is encoded by the coding sequence ATGTGGTTTGATGCCGGTGTCAATTTAACCAACAAACGGTTGTTGAGCGATCTGGACGGAGTGATGGCTCGTGCCGAGCAGGCTAATGTGCAAAAGCAGTTGATTATATCAACCTCTATTGAAGAGGCGGAGCAAGCCGTTAAATTGTGCCAGCAGTTTCCTGACAAGTTGCTGATGACCGTGGGTATTCACCCTCACGACGCCGGCGAGGTGTCAGCGAATTACAAAAAACAGTTACGGGAATTGGCCGGACAGCCCTGTGTTGTCGCTATTGGTGAATGCGGTCTGGATTTTAACCGGAATTTTTCTCCCCGCGATGCACAGGAAAAGGTATTCGTTGCTCAAATTGAGCTGGCTAATGAGTTAAATCTTCCACTGTATTTGCACGAACGCGATGCAATTGACCGCCAAATAGAGCTGTTAAACCAGTATTGTGATGACTCAACGCCCTGCTTAACTCACTGCTTTACCGGTGGCGCCGAAGCGCTGAACCGTTATGCTGAGCGAGGCCATTGGTTTGGCATTACCGGCTGGGTGTGTGATGAGCGACGTAACCAAGAACTGGTGTCAGCTTTGCCTTACCTGCCTCTGAACAGGCTGGTACTTGAAACGGATGCGCCGTTTTTATTACCGCGGGGGCTGAAGCCGCGACCTAAAATGAATGAGCCTGCGCTTTTGCCGGTAGTTGGGGAGGCTCTGGCCAACTATCTTGAGGTGTCGGTACAGCATTTAGCCGAGCTGACCTATGCGAATACGGAACGGTTTTTCGGGCTGGGAGAGAACAGTGACTAA